One window of Candidatus Methylocalor cossyra genomic DNA carries:
- a CDS encoding Crp/Fnr family transcriptional regulator yields MTYIKRLPMHGPTPTFLRQHFLFAGLSDPQFARIAATARQLPIRDGQEVFRAGDPAERFFLVESGLIQLYRLSAAGEEKVIELVRPGQTFAEALMFMERRRYPVSARAIGDSTLIGFAMAPFHAVLQESPATCLRLLGAMSQRLHQLLQEIDHLSLHNATARVVRLLLQAAPEAGAKRYAVEWQTPKQVLASRLSVRPETFSRILKQLSHAGLIRVHGRKVEVLDGEGLERWAAGPE; encoded by the coding sequence TTGACTTACATCAAGCGCCTTCCCATGCACGGGCCTACCCCCACCTTCTTGCGCCAGCATTTCCTGTTCGCCGGCCTCAGCGACCCGCAGTTCGCCCGGATCGCGGCGACCGCGCGCCAGCTCCCGATCCGGGACGGACAGGAAGTGTTCCGCGCGGGCGACCCCGCCGAGCGCTTCTTCTTGGTGGAGTCGGGGCTGATCCAACTGTACCGGCTGTCGGCGGCGGGCGAGGAGAAGGTGATCGAGCTCGTCCGGCCCGGCCAGACCTTCGCCGAGGCGCTGATGTTCATGGAACGCCGTCGCTACCCGGTGAGCGCCCGCGCCATCGGGGACAGTACCTTGATCGGCTTCGCCATGGCGCCCTTCCACGCCGTGCTCCAGGAATCCCCCGCCACCTGCCTGAGGCTGTTGGGCGCCATGAGCCAGCGCCTGCACCAGCTGCTGCAGGAGATCGACCATCTGAGCTTGCACAACGCCACCGCCCGGGTGGTCCGGCTGCTGCTCCAGGCCGCCCCGGAGGCGGGGGCGAAGCGCTACGCCGTGGAATGGCAAACCCCCAAGCAGGTGTTGGCTTCGCGCCTCTCGGTACGTCCCGAAACCTTTTCCCGGATCCTCAAGCAGCTGAGCCATGCCGGGCTGATCCGGGTGCATGGCAGGAAGGTGGAGGTGCTGGACGGGGAAGGGCTGGAGCGCTGGGCCGCGGGCCCTGAATAG
- a CDS encoding Lon protease family protein, producing the protein MTDFRQPLPPELLYKACNPDEFAFSTTDELAEVGIAIGQERALDALRFGLGIAQPGFNIFALGPTGGGKTAAVKEIVAREAETRPVPDDWCYVHNFAEPSKPVALRLPAGRGREFARDMDQLIEELSSAIPAAFEGEEYRARAEEIEEEAKERERRAIEELRAEAGQQHVALIETPTGFAFAPLDDKGEVYSPERFHQLPEQKQQAIQENLGRLHQQLQKLLRQFHSWRRESKQKLKDLNQEIAGFAVAHGMDELAARYAGIEDVVRHLDRVRQELIDHAEEFFPKAEGGMAALLGQAQRPNPLLRYRVNLLVDHSECRTAPIVFENLPTHANLIGRVEYQALLGALVTDFTMIKPGALHRANGGYLILDARKLLLQPFAWEGLKRTLQAGEIRIEPLERTLSLVSTSTLEPAPIPLDVKVILTGDRLLYYLLCLYDPEFRELFKVSADFEETLDRDADGHALYARFIASLARRNGLKPLDRDAVIRVLEQASRQVEDAEKLSTHLRSLDDLLKEADYWATQRGRGTILREDVQTAIDRHIHRSSRLKERIQEAIRRGTIFIDTDGAVVGQVNGLSVISLNDFAFGQPSRITATTRLGSGKIIDIERETELGGALHSKGVMILSAFLAARYARTQPLSLAASLVFEQSYGPVDGDSASLAELCALLSSLAELPIRQSFAVTGSVNQHGRVQPIGGVNEKIEGFFDVCNSIGLTGRQGVIIPAANVQHLMLRHDVVEAAAQGRFHIHAVDRVDQALELLMDYPAGERDASGRFPEDSINGRVERRLADWAELQKALSRADAEEAEQDHE; encoded by the coding sequence ATGACCGATTTTCGCCAACCGCTTCCCCCGGAACTGCTCTACAAGGCGTGCAATCCGGACGAGTTCGCCTTCTCCACCACCGACGAACTGGCCGAAGTGGGCATCGCCATCGGCCAGGAACGGGCCCTGGACGCGCTCCGCTTCGGCCTCGGCATCGCCCAACCGGGCTTCAACATCTTCGCCCTAGGTCCGACCGGCGGAGGGAAAACCGCGGCGGTGAAGGAAATCGTGGCCCGCGAGGCGGAAACCCGGCCGGTCCCCGACGACTGGTGTTACGTCCACAACTTCGCCGAACCCTCCAAGCCCGTCGCCCTGCGCCTGCCCGCCGGGCGCGGCCGGGAGTTCGCCCGCGACATGGACCAGCTGATCGAGGAACTGAGTAGCGCCATTCCCGCTGCCTTCGAGGGCGAGGAATACCGGGCCCGGGCCGAGGAAATCGAGGAAGAGGCCAAGGAACGGGAACGGCGCGCCATCGAGGAACTGCGCGCCGAGGCCGGTCAGCAGCACGTCGCCCTGATCGAGACGCCGACCGGGTTCGCCTTCGCGCCCTTGGACGACAAGGGCGAGGTGTATAGCCCGGAGCGCTTCCATCAGCTGCCGGAACAGAAGCAGCAGGCCATCCAGGAGAACCTCGGCCGCCTACACCAGCAGCTGCAAAAGCTGCTCCGGCAGTTCCACAGCTGGCGCCGGGAATCCAAGCAGAAGCTGAAGGACTTGAACCAGGAGATCGCCGGGTTCGCGGTCGCCCACGGCATGGACGAGCTGGCCGCCCGCTATGCCGGCATCGAGGACGTGGTCCGCCACCTGGACCGGGTGCGCCAGGAATTGATCGACCATGCCGAGGAATTTTTCCCCAAGGCGGAAGGCGGCATGGCGGCGCTATTGGGTCAGGCGCAGCGCCCGAATCCGCTGCTGCGCTACCGGGTCAATCTGCTGGTGGACCACAGCGAGTGCCGGACCGCGCCCATCGTGTTCGAAAACCTGCCGACCCATGCCAACCTCATCGGCCGGGTCGAATACCAGGCCCTTTTGGGCGCCCTGGTCACCGATTTCACCATGATCAAGCCCGGGGCCCTACACCGCGCCAATGGCGGCTATTTGATCCTCGACGCCCGCAAGCTTCTGCTGCAGCCCTTCGCCTGGGAGGGCCTCAAGCGCACCCTGCAGGCCGGGGAAATCCGCATCGAGCCTCTGGAGCGCACCCTCAGCCTGGTCAGCACCTCGACCCTGGAACCTGCGCCGATTCCCCTGGATGTCAAGGTGATCCTCACCGGTGACCGGCTGCTGTACTACCTCCTCTGCCTCTACGATCCGGAGTTCCGGGAGCTGTTCAAGGTGTCGGCCGATTTCGAGGAAACCCTCGACCGGGATGCCGACGGCCACGCGCTCTACGCCCGCTTCATCGCCAGCTTGGCACGGCGCAATGGCCTCAAGCCCCTGGACCGGGATGCCGTGATCCGGGTATTGGAGCAGGCATCCCGACAGGTGGAGGACGCCGAGAAGCTCTCCACCCATCTGCGCAGCTTGGATGATCTGCTCAAGGAGGCCGACTACTGGGCGACCCAGCGTGGCCGCGGGACCATTCTTCGGGAGGATGTGCAGACTGCCATCGACCGTCACATCCACCGCTCCAGCCGGCTCAAGGAGCGGATCCAAGAGGCGATCCGCCGTGGCACCATCTTCATCGACACCGACGGGGCGGTGGTGGGCCAGGTCAACGGCCTGTCGGTGATCAGCCTGAACGACTTCGCCTTCGGCCAGCCCTCCCGCATCACCGCCACCACCCGGCTGGGTTCTGGGAAGATCATCGACATCGAGCGGGAAACCGAGCTAGGCGGCGCCCTCCACAGCAAGGGAGTGATGATCCTGTCGGCGTTCCTGGCGGCCCGCTACGCCCGCACCCAGCCCCTGTCCCTGGCCGCCAGCCTGGTGTTCGAGCAATCCTACGGCCCGGTGGACGGCGACAGCGCGTCCCTAGCGGAACTGTGTGCGCTGCTGTCGTCCTTGGCCGAGCTGCCGATCCGGCAGTCCTTCGCCGTGACCGGCTCGGTCAACCAGCATGGCCGGGTGCAGCCCATCGGTGGGGTCAACGAGAAGATTGAGGGTTTCTTCGACGTCTGCAACAGCATCGGGCTCACCGGCCGCCAGGGGGTCATCATTCCCGCCGCCAACGTCCAGCACTTGATGCTGCGCCACGATGTGGTGGAAGCGGCGGCCCAGGGCCGCTTCCACATCCATGCCGTGGACCGAGTGGACCAGGCCCTGGAACTCTTGATGGACTATCCCGCCGGGGAACGGGATGCTTCCGGCCGCTTTCCGGAGGACAGCATCAACGGGCGGGTCGAGCGGCGCCTCGCCGACTGGGCGGAACTGCAGAAGGCGTTGTCCCGCGCCGACGCCGAGGAAGCGGAGCAGGACCATGAGTGA
- a CDS encoding SemiSWEET family sugar transporter, whose protein sequence is MSPESLDVLGLVAGGLTTFSFVPQVWKLWRTQSGADVSYGMFLLFSLGVLLWLVYGVLLNATPIIVANAATLFLALLVVALKFRYRR, encoded by the coding sequence GTGTCCCCAGAAAGCCTCGATGTGTTGGGCCTCGTCGCCGGCGGCTTGACGACCTTTTCCTTCGTCCCGCAAGTGTGGAAGCTCTGGCGTACCCAATCGGGGGCCGACGTTTCCTACGGGATGTTCCTGCTGTTCAGCCTAGGGGTGTTGCTGTGGCTGGTGTATGGCGTCCTCCTCAATGCCACCCCAATCATCGTCGCCAACGCCGCGACCCTGTTCCTAGCCCTGTTGGTGGTGGCCCTCAAGTTCCGCTATCGGCGCTGA
- a CDS encoding c-type cytochrome — MRKFPIHIWALTGLALVSGAAQADAAAGAATATGVCATCHGAKGISAADTFPNLAGQKKSYLVGALKAYRDKTRNNPMMNGMAAPLNDQQIEDLAAYYASQKPCE, encoded by the coding sequence ATGCGCAAATTTCCGATCCACATATGGGCGCTTACCGGGCTCGCGCTGGTGAGCGGCGCGGCCCAGGCCGATGCCGCCGCCGGGGCCGCCACCGCCACGGGCGTCTGCGCCACCTGCCACGGTGCCAAAGGTATCAGCGCTGCGGATACCTTCCCCAACCTGGCCGGCCAGAAAAAGAGCTATCTGGTGGGGGCGCTTAAGGCCTATCGCGACAAGACCCGCAACAATCCCATGATGAACGGCATGGCCGCGCCCCTCAACGACCAGCAGATCGAGGATCTCGCGGCCTATTACGCCAGCCAGAAGCCCTGCGAGTAA